The genomic interval ACGTAAGTTTTTTGTATCGTAATTTATCCTTTGACGCAAAATAGTTTTATGGGGGTGAAGTTACACTTATGGCTAAACGTAAAGCAAATCACTTAATACAAGGTATGAATAATGCCAGCGCTCAAGGGGTAGGTACAGGTTATAATGAAGAGTTTTCAAATGAGCCCTTAACAGCAGCACAAAAACAAAATAATAAAAAACGCAAGAAAAATCAATAATATTTCTTTTA from Metabacillus sediminilitoris carries:
- the sspO gene encoding small acid-soluble spore protein O, with the protein product MAKRKANHLIQGMNNASAQGVGTGYNEEFSNEPLTAAQKQNNKKRKKNQ